The DNA window GCAAGTAACAACCGCTTCTTCGTAGAATGAGCTACTCTGTTCTTCGCACTAAATTCATGCCATGTAAACACACTTGCTTCATGAACCGGATACACAATCCAACGTGCGTGATCCTCGCCAGGCTTAACACCACGATCATACACACGAAAATCCGCCCCAAATTTAAGAGCCGTTTTGATAATATAACCGCGGTTGCGCATATCTTTAAAGACAGAATACCGAATCCAAAAATTAGGTTCAACTTTGCGCGCTTTTTTCAGATAACTTTCAAATGCAACTGCGCGACCAGATTCACTACGAACAGTAAGACGTCCTCGTTCCATTAAATATAATGCTTCAAGTAAAGACAGTTCAACTTTGCCGCCTTCAACAGAGCAACCAAACCGAGATTGATTATATAATTCTCGTGATTCATCAGACGATTCAGTAATAACTCGTTCACCAGCAAGAATAGCTTCAACTACTTTTTTCTTTTTACCGTTTTCCTTTGCATCTTCTGTAACAAGAGGATCTACTTTAAGTTCTGTGAGTGTTTCTTCTTCTACAGCAATTGCTTCTTCCATTTCAGGTTCTACGGCTTTTTTATGATCTGGACTCATCATAAGGCTCTTTTTTACCCTGTTTTTAAAGGTTATGGCAGGGATGATTGCGCACTGATCTCATCACCAAACAATTCTCCCTGCGTTTTTTGTTCCCACTTTAGACTCTTTCTCCCTTCCTTCCAGCTCCAATATCCTTCTCTTCCAATAATCACATGATCCAGAAACGTAATTCCTACGGTCTCTCCGGTTTTTGCTAATCGTTTCGTCACTTCTAAATCCTGCGAAGAAGGTGTTGGATCACCTGAAGGATGATTATGTATTACTATCAACGCACTTGCACAGTGTCGAATTGCGCCATGAAATATCTCTCGCGGATGAATCAACGATGCATCAAGAATTCCAATAGTCACAATTTCCTCTTTAATTACTTTATTCTTGGTATCAAGATACATTGCTAACACTTGTTCTTGGGTAGCTCTACCTAATCTTGAAGTGTAACGTCGCGCCACATCTGCTGCGCACGTAATTGGCATTACTTGCTCTTCTTTTGTATCAACTCGCTTTGCCAATTCGAACACGGCAAGTAATTGACATGCTTTTGCCTTGCCAATCCCATATTCTTTCGTAAGCTGCGCTAATGAACAACGAGCCAACTCCTGCAAAGGATATTTTATCAGTAAACTATTACACATCTCTAAGATACTTTGCTTCTTCGTACCTGACTTAAGAATCAACGCCAGCAGTTCTGCCGATGAAAGACCATTAGTACCATATCGTTCTAATCGTTCTCGTGGACGTGAATCCAACGCTAATTCTTGAAACTTCATATTACTACAATTAAAAAACACATTAATAAAGCAACCGCGGACTTGACCAGTGCGGGAGTGGAAAATCACTAGATTTAAATCTAAATCCATGTCTTTAAACTTGCATGAAAAATAGAAAACAATTTTCATTTTTAATATTGGTTCTATGTATAGTAACAGTTCTCTTGTTTTCAATTGATAATTATATCATTAAAGCCGATAAAGACTATTTCCAACAACACCAAGAAGAACTAACTTCGACGCAGACTATTAACATGCCGGAAGGAGTCGTTACAAACTATTATTATGCCAATACACCGTATTCAACCCTCGCAAAAATATCCTATCTGGCGTATCTTATTATTCCAATTTTAGTCCTAGTTTTTTTAGGTAGAAGATATATTCTAAGCGGGGGAAAATTTCAACACAGTCTACTTCTTCCTATCTCCTTTATCTTCCTCACGTTTATCTTGCAATCAAAAAATATTATTAATGCTGTTGGCTGGGAGAAAATCTTTGGCATTATGTTAATAACGGGATATGGCATAATTGCATTAATTCTAACAATTATCATTAATCTATATTCTAAAAACAAGAAACGAGAAAAATAATTTACAAGAAAATCAGCGAGAAAGCCTCGATCCCCTATCTCAATTCCTTTCTTAATTCTTTCATCGCTTTCGCCGGATCTTGAGCCGCAGCCAAATACGATCCACACACCAACACATCTGCACCTGCCTTGGCTGCCCACGGTGCAGTTTTAAGATTCATATGTCCATCAACTATAATTTTGATTTTAGGATTTGCTTTACGTAATAAAGCAATATTTTTCAACCCTTGTGGAGCAAATGGCGCGCCATAAAATCCAGGTTGCACTGTCAAAACTAAAACATAATCTAAATCTCGCACGCGAGCCAACACTTTCTTAATATTAGTTTTAGGTCGAATAGCCACTGCTCTTTTTTTCTTATGTTCTTTTGTCCAAGTGAGATATTCTTCCCAATTTTCAATCTCTTCAAACTGAGGAATAAACAAGTCGATCTTTTTTTCATACTGCTTCATCCATTCCAAAGGTTTACGAATCATGAGATGAGCAGTATATTTATACGCGCGAGGAACAGTAAAATCAAACCACAACGAGGTGTTGGGGACACATTTTCGATCAGCAATATCCAAATGGAAACGAGAAGAAATTCCTTTTAATTTTCGAAAAAGAGCAGAAATCTCTTTTTGATTTTTTCCCATAATCGAAGGAACCAGTTGCACCATCGTTATTTTGTAACTCCTTCTAGTTTATGAATCTTTGCAATTCTACGTTTATGCCGAGCTAAATTTGAAAAAGGTGTTTTCAAAAAAATTGTAATCATCTTTGTTGCAAGTTGAAACGAGACTGCAGGTTGAGGTTTGAGAGATTGTCCTCCAGCAAGACATAACACATTCGCATCTTCATGTACTCGCGCCAGTTTTGTTTGAATGATTCCGTGGGGATTAACCGCGCGCGCTCCATTGATTTTATTCGCGGCAATACAAACACCCTCTGCTGAACCACAAAAAACAATTCCAATTGACTTTTCTTTAACCACTCGATGCGCAACTGCTGCAGCAAAATCAGGGTAATCATCATCAGGATTAAAAACCAGATCGCCGCAATCTTCAAATGCAATTTTTTGAGTCACTAACCATTTTTTTACTTTTTCTTTCAGAGCAAAACCTGCATGATCAGCACCAATGAATATTTTTTTTATTTTTTGAACCATTATGCTTTTCCTGCGCTTCCAAACAATCTAATTCGTTGCATAGCTACATCCATCATCAAATCGCGTGCCGGTCCTAAGATATGTCGTGGATCAAAATCTTTTGGTTGTTCCATAATCACTTTGCGTACTGCTGCATCAAACGCGATACGTAAATCTGTATCTGTATTAATCTTGCAAATTCCCTTTTTGACTGCTTTTTGAATCTGGCTATCAGGGACACCTTCAACACCATGCAGTTGCGCCCCATATTTCTCCGCCATTTTTACTAGAGTTCTAGGTACGCCAGATGCGCCATGTAAAACGAGAGGAATATGCACTCTTTGTTGAATTTGCTGTAAAATATCGATTCGTAATGATGCTTTTCCTGAAAATTTGTATGCCCCATGACTCGTTCCAATTGCCACTGCTAAAAAATCACATCCTGTTCTTTGAACAAACTCTGCAGCTTTTGCAGGATCGGTATAAATTATATTACGTGATGAAACTGTATCCTCAACTCCACCAATAGTTCCCAACTCTGCTTCGACCGTAATCCCTTTTGCATGGGCCATTTGCACTACTTTACGTGTGATTGCAACATTTTTTTCAAACTCTTCATGTGATGCATCAATCATCACTGAACTATATCCAATTTCAATAGCATGTTTAATGGTGTCTAGGTCCTTTCCATGATCCAAATGTAACGCAATAGGAATATCACTTATTTGTGCCGCTGTTGTAGCAAGACCATGCAAAAAACGCATTCCTGC is part of the Candidatus Woesearchaeota archaeon genome and encodes:
- the endA gene encoding tRNA-intron lyase; amino-acid sequence: MSPDHKKAVEPEMEEAIAVEEETLTELKVDPLVTEDAKENGKKKKVVEAILAGERVITESSDESRELYNQSRFGCSVEGGKVELSLLEALYLMERGRLTVRSESGRAVAFESYLKKARKVEPNFWIRYSVFKDMRNRGYIIKTALKFGADFRVYDRGVKPGEDHARWIVYPVHEASVFTWHEFSAKNRVAHSTKKRLLLAVVDDEGDVTYYEVKWMRP
- the radC gene encoding DNA repair protein RadC; its protein translation is MKFQELALDSRPRERLERYGTNGLSSAELLALILKSGTKKQSILEMCNSLLIKYPLQELARCSLAQLTKEYGIGKAKACQLLAVFELAKRVDTKEEQVMPITCAADVARRYTSRLGRATQEQVLAMYLDTKNKVIKEEIVTIGILDASLIHPREIFHGAIRHCASALIVIHNHPSGDPTPSSQDLEVTKRLAKTGETVGITFLDHVIIGREGYWSWKEGRKSLKWEQKTQGELFGDEISAQSSLP
- a CDS encoding RpiB/LacA/LacB family sugar-phosphate isomerase yields the protein MVQKIKKIFIGADHAGFALKEKVKKWLVTQKIAFEDCGDLVFNPDDDYPDFAAAVAHRVVKEKSIGIVFCGSAEGVCIAANKINGARAVNPHGIIQTKLARVHEDANVLCLAGGQSLKPQPAVSFQLATKMITIFLKTPFSNLARHKRRIAKIHKLEGVTK
- a CDS encoding class II fructose-bisphosphate aldolase, coding for MLANTKTLLIKAQRAGYAVPHFNINNMEMLQGVVQAAVNLKSPIILATSQGGIDYAGMRFLHGLATTAAQISDIPIALHLDHGKDLDTIKHAIEIGYSSVMIDASHEEFEKNVAITRKVVQMAHAKGITVEAELGTIGGVEDTVSSRNIIYTDPAKAAEFVQRTGCDFLAVAIGTSHGAYKFSGKASLRIDILQQIQQRVHIPLVLHGASGVPRTLVKMAEKYGAQLHGVEGVPDSQIQKAVKKGICKINTDTDLRIAFDAAVRKVIMEQPKDFDPRHILGPARDLMMDVAMQRIRLFGSAGKA